The window AGGTTAGCGAAGTGACACGTACCTTCGACGAGACGATCAAGCGCTTCGGCGGCATTGACATTGCGGTCAACACCACAGGCATGGTGATCAAAAAGCCGATCATAAATTGCACCGAGGATGATTACGACAAGATCTTCGCCGTCAACTCCAAGGCAGCTTTCTTCTTCGTGCAGGAGGCGGGCAAGAAGCTGAATGATCGAGGCAAAATCATCAGCTTGGTCAGTTCACTTCTCGCCGCATACACAGATTCCTACGCCATCTACCCTGGATCGAAAGCCCCCATCGAGCACTTCACCCGGGCAGCGTCAAAGGAATTCGGTGCGCGCGGCATCTCGGTAAACGCGCTCGGGCCCGGACCGATGGAGACGCCATTCTTCTACGGCCAGGAGAGCGCCGCGTCGGCCGACTACAACCAGAACGCGGCCGCACTGAGCAAGTTCACTAGGACCGGGTTAACCGATATTGCTGATATTGCCCCGGTCATCACCTTCCTGGCTACAGATGGCTGGTGGATCACAGGACAGACCATCTTCGCCAATGGCGGCTACACAACCCGTTAGTCACCTTCCTTACGGTGGCGGCCCGCGTGGCCGCCGCTTCTTGGAGACTGAGCCATGAACAGTTTTCAGCATATCTTCGATCAGCAGCGCGAGTATTTTCTGACCGACAAGACAAAGACCTTCGAATGGCGGATCGATCAGTTGAATCGTGCAGAAAAGATGCTCGTTGAGAACAAAGACGCCTTCTGTGCCGCTCTCCATACCGATTTCGGCAAACCACCCTTCGAGCAGCTATTTGAAATCACGGTGCCGCTTGGCGTCATCAAGTACTACCGGGAGAACCTGAATGACCTGATGAAGCCTCAGGCGGTTGAGATTCCCAAGGGGCTTGAAGCGACCGGTAATAGCGGCATCATTTACAAGGAGCCCTATGGCGTAACGCTCGTAATTGGGCCCTTTAATGCGCCGATTCTCCTCCTGCTCGATCCCGCGATGGCCGCAGTTGCAGCCGGAAATCCAGTGATCCTGAAGCCCGCGAACACAACTCCGGCCACCGCAGCGCTCTTCCAGCAGCTTGTGCCCAAGTATTTTGAGCCACAGTCGGTCAACGTAGTGACAGGTGGACGCCTAGAGATTACGGAACTGCTTCAACTTCCGTTCGATTTCATCTTCTTTACCGGGAGCGCCTCCACGGGAAAGGTAGTCATGCGGGCAGCTGCGGAGAATCTCACGCCGATCGTGCTCGAGTTGGGCGGTCAGAATCCGACCATCGTCGATGAGACCGCAAATCTCGATATCGCAGTGGAGCGGATCGCGTGGGGACACAACGCCATTTCAGGGCAATGGTGCATCGCTCCGGGATATGTTTACATCCATGAGTCGGTGGCAACGGTCTTTCTCGATAAGCTGAAGGCGGCGATTCGTGGCATGTATGGCGACGACCCCCAGCAGAGCCCAGATTTTGCCCGCATGATCAGCGATCACGACGTTGACCGCATGGCTTCCTATCTGATTCCGGAGAAGATCATCATCGGCGGCAGGATGGACAAGGCTAGCCGCTACGTAGAGCCCACGGTAATGTATCCGGTAGAGTGGACCGACGCGGTCATGCAGCAGGAGATCTTCGGACCGATCCTGCCGGTATTGCCCTACAAGGATCTGAAAGAAATCGTCGAGATCGTAAAGCGCAGACCAAAGTCCCTTGCCTGTTACATTTTCAGCAAAAATCAAGCGACCATCGACTATGTGATGAACGCAGTTTCATTTGGCGGCGGCTGCGTGAACCAGACCAACCTTCACTGCTGGATCGACAGTCTGCCGTTTGGTGGTGTGGGCATGTCCGGAATGGGCAAGTACTACGGCAAGGCGGGATTCGATGCTTTAAGCAATACCAAGGCAATGCTGATTGGTAATCCGGATCTGAAGCTTGACGTATTTCCGCCCTATATTGGCAACAAAGCCGAGGAGGCGTTGAAACTTTTTGCGTGAAGTTACTGGCAGGACCAACTAATGAAAGTTCGCGAGGCTGTTGATCTCATTCGGAACGACGGCATTGGTTCGCTGGCTGCGACCTGGTGCGATCTGGGATGCGGCACTGGTACCTTCACCTTGGCCCTGGCTGAACTGCTAGCACCGGGCAGCAAGATTTACGCCGTTGACAAGAA is drawn from Edaphobacter lichenicola and contains these coding sequences:
- a CDS encoding aldehyde dehydrogenase family protein, encoding MNSFQHIFDQQREYFLTDKTKTFEWRIDQLNRAEKMLVENKDAFCAALHTDFGKPPFEQLFEITVPLGVIKYYRENLNDLMKPQAVEIPKGLEATGNSGIIYKEPYGVTLVIGPFNAPILLLLDPAMAAVAAGNPVILKPANTTPATAALFQQLVPKYFEPQSVNVVTGGRLEITELLQLPFDFIFFTGSASTGKVVMRAAAENLTPIVLELGGQNPTIVDETANLDIAVERIAWGHNAISGQWCIAPGYVYIHESVATVFLDKLKAAIRGMYGDDPQQSPDFARMISDHDVDRMASYLIPEKIIIGGRMDKASRYVEPTVMYPVEWTDAVMQQEIFGPILPVLPYKDLKEIVEIVKRRPKSLACYIFSKNQATIDYVMNAVSFGGGCVNQTNLHCWIDSLPFGGVGMSGMGKYYGKAGFDALSNTKAMLIGNPDLKLDVFPPYIGNKAEEALKLFA
- a CDS encoding SDR family oxidoreductase; the encoded protein is MPDQKLKGKVVLMGGGAKNLGGLTSRQFAELGANVAVHYNSAGTKQAADETVAAIKQIGTDAFAIQADLTKVSEVTRTFDETIKRFGGIDIAVNTTGMVIKKPIINCTEDDYDKIFAVNSKAAFFFVQEAGKKLNDRGKIISLVSSLLAAYTDSYAIYPGSKAPIEHFTRAASKEFGARGISVNALGPGPMETPFFYGQESAASADYNQNAAALSKFTRTGLTDIADIAPVITFLATDGWWITGQTIFANGGYTTR